In Mytilus trossulus isolate FHL-02 chromosome 6, PNRI_Mtr1.1.1.hap1, whole genome shotgun sequence, a single window of DNA contains:
- the LOC134723060 gene encoding uncharacterized protein LOC134723060, whose translation MFSPINMITTFEQYIAGYTMDYLRKFQVIDNTPQQVLSGYMDTFLGVTMGAHYTMREYIEGSVHPVLEEITDASTYMHSNFVLPAATYTLDSMFALISISEHYLADFSKIQLFCILLLFFLMFGMQRSILLTRNHKKDVKVYRSLLRHSMWEKDTLSDEMKEVTRRLKRNKVNRMPKTISRIENLYKLMDRNFDNQTRLWDEINYWCPVIMAQETKLRIANKAHADNGEHGRVGKIRDLGSHVDMNLMRIKDTLDVMAAGVKREMGITANLYDS comes from the exons atgTTTTCCCCTATAAACATGATTACGACATTTGAGCAGTATATAGCAGGATACACAATGGATTATTTGAGAAAGTTCCAAGTCATAGATAACACACCACAACAGGTTTTGTCAGGATATATGGACACCTTCCTAGGTGTTACAATGGGAGCACACTACACGATGAGAGAATATATAGAGGGTAGTGTACATCCTGTATTAGAAGAGATAACAGATGCCTCAACATACATGCACAGCAATTTCGTCTTACCAGCTGCAACCTATACTTTGGATTCAATGTTCGCATTGATTTCTATCTCCGAACAT TACCTGGCCGACTTCAGTAAAATACAGTTATTCTGTATATTGCTTCTATTCTTTCTCATGTTTGGGATGCAAAGGAGTATCCTGCTGACAAGAAACCATAAGAAAG ATGTGAAAGTCTACAGAAGTTTGTTGCGTCATTCCATGTGGGAAAAGGACACTTTATCAGATGAAATGAAAG aggtCACCAGACGCCTTAAAAGAAATAAGGTAAATAGAATGCCTAAGACAATTTCGCGTATTGAAAATCTATACAAACTTATGGATAGAAATTTTGACAACCAAACTAGGCTGTGGGACGAGATTAATTACTGGTGCCCAGTCATCATGGCCCAGGAAACAAAGTTGAGGATAGCAAATAAAGCACACGCAGACAATGGAGAACACGGCAGAGTTGGCAAAATCAGGGATCTTGGGAGCCATGTTG aTATGAATTTGATGAGAATCAAAGACACTCTAGATGTTATGGCAGCAGGCGTTAAGAGGGAAATGGGGATCACCGCCAACCTTTATGATAGTTAA